From the genome of Roseibium sp. Sym1, one region includes:
- a CDS encoding conjugal transfer protein TraB, protein MWLPLTQDILDPFRRVAFSAWREKCSPSSLKFARSLFCILGGMATATIGWSGNVLLLPAGMLFPAFWAYAPSRSVSALVAAAHFLGASRGLPQGASIFFGSQYAIGLGLWFAASLVFVAVHSVLWTRRSGWPRMLRYLIASVLMSLPPFGIVGWASPITAAGVLFPGWSWFGLAATAILLLMMTTNLWRIAVPVVAGCAAWSAAFWTEPKVIEGWTGINTTFGYEGAGQLAGYEQQRETILMVRRAAGQGAKVAVLPESALGLWTPTTEKLWTDALSELPVTVIGGAAVVQRTGYDTVMVEISGSGSRIFYRERIPVPVSMWQPWRRLTGDGDGANAYFFDNPVTQVAGTRAAPLICYEQLLVWPVLQSMAMGSDAIVAIGNGWWTGESNITDIQRASVTAWAKLFDVPLVIAFNE, encoded by the coding sequence ATGTGGCTTCCTTTGACTCAAGATATTTTGGACCCATTCCGGCGGGTGGCGTTCTCGGCCTGGCGCGAGAAGTGTTCACCTTCCAGCCTTAAGTTTGCGCGCAGTCTGTTTTGTATTCTGGGAGGCATGGCGACCGCCACAATCGGCTGGTCCGGGAACGTGCTCCTGTTGCCGGCCGGAATGCTGTTTCCGGCTTTCTGGGCTTACGCCCCGTCGCGATCCGTGTCGGCACTGGTGGCCGCCGCGCATTTCCTTGGAGCGTCACGGGGCTTGCCGCAGGGCGCCAGCATCTTCTTCGGCTCCCAATATGCAATCGGCCTGGGGCTGTGGTTCGCGGCATCGCTCGTCTTTGTCGCCGTTCATTCGGTACTTTGGACGCGCAGATCCGGATGGCCACGAATGCTGCGCTACCTGATCGCAAGTGTTCTGATGAGCCTGCCACCCTTCGGGATCGTGGGTTGGGCCAGTCCGATCACAGCGGCCGGAGTGCTCTTTCCGGGGTGGAGCTGGTTTGGGCTGGCAGCGACCGCGATCCTGTTGCTCATGATGACCACAAACCTTTGGCGGATCGCGGTTCCGGTGGTGGCCGGTTGTGCTGCCTGGTCCGCCGCATTCTGGACAGAGCCAAAGGTAATCGAGGGTTGGACCGGCATCAACACCACTTTCGGTTACGAAGGGGCTGGACAGCTTGCCGGTTATGAGCAGCAGCGGGAAACCATTCTCATGGTTCGAAGGGCGGCCGGGCAGGGGGCGAAAGTCGCCGTCCTTCCCGAAAGCGCTCTTGGACTATGGACGCCGACGACGGAAAAGCTTTGGACGGACGCTTTGTCCGAACTGCCGGTGACTGTGATCGGAGGAGCCGCTGTTGTTCAAAGGACTGGCTACGACACAGTCATGGTGGAGATTTCGGGAAGCGGATCGCGGATCTTCTATCGCGAGCGCATTCCGGTTCCGGTCTCGATGTGGCAGCCCTGGCGGCGGCTCACGGGCGATGGAGACGGCGCCAACGCCTACTTCTTCGATAATCCCGTCACACAGGTTGCAGGCACCCGTGCCGCGCCTCTGATCTGCTACGAACAGCTCCTCGTTTGGCCCGTTCTGCAATCCATGGCCATGGGCTCAGACGCAATCGTTGCGATCGGCAACGGCTGGTGGACGGGTGAAAGCAACATTACCGACATTCAACGCGCCAGCGTCACGGCATGGGCAAAGCTGTTCGATGTGCCGCTGGTGATCGCATTCAACGAGTGA
- the traA gene encoding Ti-type conjugative transfer relaxase TraA gives MAIYHFHVQVISRSAGRSSVAAAAYRHRAQMTVSNDSDHMTFDYAHKDGDLVHEELALPDQTPEWFRTLIDGRSVAGASEALWNAVEAHETRVNAQLAREIVLALPSELSRPENVALVQGYVGQAFTSRGMIADWVYHDKENNPHVHVMLTMAPLTEKGFGSKWETLLDENGEPVRKGSQKNGKIQYRAWAGDKETLKQWRELWAVHANKSLEQAGHDARIDHRSFEAQGIELLPTSKIGVQARNIVSQAKAQGRDAGLERSSWHAESRLENVRRITRRPEIVIDAITREKSVFDERDIAKYLHRYVDDEAKFHDLLARVLNSPNLVKLAVEAVDPETGEMEPAKFTSREMMRLEAEMARRADHLVSVSSHGVDARLRDGVLVSVKKLSDEQRVAIERITGDERMASVVGRAGAGKTTMMKAARQVWEANGYQVFGAALAGKAAEGLEKEAGIASRTLASWQLSWGRGERLPDKRSVFVIDEAGMVDSRQMSVFVETIAKAGAKLVLIGDAEQLQPIEAGAAFRSLTDRTGYAELGTIYRQREQWMRDASMDLARGNVANAIHAYRANGHVVSMPLKDQVFGKLIDDWSRDYDPSKSMLMLAHLREDVHRLNRMARQVLIDRGVIETGRRFRTEEGERFFAAGDQIVFLKNDRELNVKNGMIGRVVEAGEGRILAEIGDIGSNQTRRVEVSQKTYRNVDHGYATTIHKSQGATVDKVKVLATLSLDRHLTYVAMTRHREDVKLYHGALSFAKNGGLIEVLSRKGAKDTTLDYAGSELYAQALSYANSRGLYGLRVAKAMVQNQRRWFAEQKAKLSELGERLLSLGEKLGIGLNGFERSLAGETNTVQIQSREHPATTQPWIAGVTMWAMSISDTVEAKLQSDATLTTHWIEVQNRARLVFERPEEAVKAMRIEDIVTLSGEAQTTARDRLAEALANAPEQFGALRGKAGMLAGKTTREIREQALTNVPQLSDDVKTYIRLRAEIVTSSTVELERERDLSRVDIPALSPAAETVLSRIRDAIDRNDLSSGLSFLLADKMVEAELGEVAAKLDRRFGERAFVAGMKPEGPAFEKAAARVADENRARFAEAWPKFNAIQKINAKRLSHEQAQAQALKQNVSKDQGMTR, from the coding sequence ATGGCCATCTACCATTTCCATGTCCAGGTGATTTCCAGGAGCGCGGGCCGGTCGAGTGTTGCGGCGGCCGCTTACCGGCATCGCGCCCAAATGACGGTGTCGAACGACTCCGATCACATGACATTCGACTATGCGCACAAGGACGGCGATCTGGTGCATGAAGAACTGGCGCTGCCTGATCAGACGCCGGAATGGTTCCGGACGCTGATCGACGGTCGGAGTGTAGCGGGTGCCAGTGAAGCGCTCTGGAATGCGGTTGAGGCGCATGAGACGCGCGTCAACGCACAGCTTGCCCGTGAGATTGTCTTGGCGCTGCCGTCTGAACTCAGCCGCCCGGAGAACGTTGCCCTGGTGCAGGGCTATGTTGGGCAAGCCTTCACATCGCGGGGCATGATCGCGGACTGGGTCTATCACGACAAGGAAAACAATCCTCATGTCCATGTCATGTTGACGATGGCGCCGCTCACCGAGAAGGGCTTCGGGTCGAAGTGGGAAACGCTTCTCGACGAGAATGGCGAGCCGGTTCGGAAAGGCAGCCAGAAGAATGGAAAGATCCAATATCGAGCCTGGGCGGGCGACAAGGAAACGCTGAAACAGTGGCGTGAGCTTTGGGCCGTTCATGCGAACAAGAGCCTGGAACAAGCCGGGCACGATGCGCGGATTGATCATCGCAGTTTTGAGGCCCAGGGGATCGAACTGCTGCCGACATCGAAGATCGGTGTGCAGGCGCGTAACATTGTTAGCCAGGCAAAAGCGCAAGGGCGTGATGCCGGTCTGGAACGCTCGTCATGGCATGCGGAAAGCCGGCTTGAGAATGTCAGGCGGATCACGCGCCGGCCGGAAATCGTCATTGACGCAATCACGCGCGAGAAGAGCGTTTTCGATGAACGAGACATTGCCAAATACCTTCACCGCTACGTGGACGATGAGGCTAAATTCCATGACCTGCTTGCACGCGTTCTGAATTCTCCAAACCTTGTGAAGCTTGCGGTCGAAGCGGTTGATCCGGAAACCGGCGAAATGGAACCGGCGAAGTTTACCAGCCGGGAGATGATGCGGCTTGAGGCAGAGATGGCGCGGCGGGCGGATCATCTTGTGTCCGTTTCCTCGCATGGCGTGGATGCGCGTTTGCGTGATGGTGTGCTTGTCAGTGTCAAAAAACTTTCCGATGAGCAGCGTGTTGCGATCGAGCGCATCACGGGTGACGAGCGCATGGCGTCGGTCGTCGGCCGGGCTGGGGCGGGCAAGACCACGATGATGAAAGCCGCGCGTCAGGTATGGGAGGCAAACGGCTATCAGGTTTTTGGTGCCGCGCTTGCAGGCAAGGCTGCCGAGGGACTGGAGAAGGAAGCCGGGATCGCATCGCGCACTTTGGCATCCTGGCAATTGTCCTGGGGACGTGGCGAGCGGCTCCCTGACAAAAGGTCCGTGTTCGTGATCGATGAAGCCGGCATGGTCGATAGCCGACAGATGAGCGTCTTTGTCGAAACGATCGCGAAGGCGGGAGCCAAACTCGTTCTGATCGGAGACGCGGAACAGCTGCAGCCGATTGAAGCGGGCGCTGCCTTCCGGTCGTTGACCGATCGAACCGGATACGCGGAACTCGGCACGATCTACCGGCAACGTGAACAATGGATGCGCGATGCGTCGATGGATCTAGCACGCGGCAATGTCGCGAACGCGATCCATGCCTATCGGGCAAACGGTCATGTCGTCAGCATGCCGCTCAAGGATCAGGTTTTTGGGAAGCTGATCGACGACTGGTCGCGCGACTACGATCCGTCGAAGTCGATGCTGATGCTGGCGCATTTGCGGGAAGATGTGCACCGGCTCAACCGGATGGCGCGGCAAGTGCTGATTGACCGCGGCGTGATCGAGACTGGCAGAAGGTTCCGCACGGAGGAGGGTGAGCGGTTCTTTGCCGCCGGCGACCAGATTGTCTTCCTGAAGAACGACCGGGAGCTGAACGTCAAGAACGGGATGATCGGCCGCGTGGTCGAAGCAGGCGAGGGGCGCATCCTCGCTGAGATTGGGGATATCGGTTCGAACCAGACCCGGCGTGTAGAGGTCAGTCAGAAGACCTATCGCAATGTCGATCATGGCTACGCGACAACGATCCACAAATCGCAAGGCGCCACCGTCGACAAGGTGAAGGTGCTGGCAACGCTCTCCCTCGACCGGCATCTGACCTATGTGGCGATGACCAGGCACCGGGAGGACGTGAAGCTCTATCACGGCGCGTTGTCCTTCGCGAAGAATGGCGGATTGATAGAAGTGCTTTCCAGGAAGGGCGCGAAAGATACGACGCTCGATTATGCCGGCTCGGAACTCTATGCCCAGGCACTCAGCTACGCCAATAGCCGGGGGCTCTATGGGCTTCGGGTTGCCAAGGCCATGGTCCAGAACCAGCGCCGCTGGTTTGCCGAGCAGAAGGCCAAACTCTCGGAGCTCGGTGAGCGGCTATTGTCCCTCGGTGAAAAGCTGGGGATTGGCTTGAACGGTTTTGAGCGAAGTCTTGCAGGGGAGACGAATACCGTCCAAATACAATCGCGCGAACATCCTGCCACAACACAACCCTGGATCGCGGGTGTGACGATGTGGGCCATGTCCATCTCTGACACTGTGGAGGCCAAGTTGCAGTCGGATGCCACGTTGACAACTCATTGGATCGAAGTCCAGAACCGCGCCCGGCTTGTATTCGAGCGGCCGGAAGAGGCCGTCAAGGCGATGCGGATCGAGGACATCGTGACGTTGAGTGGCGAAGCGCAAACCACGGCTCGCGACAGGCTCGCGGAAGCGCTGGCCAATGCGCCCGAGCAGTTCGGTGCGCTGCGCGGCAAGGCGGGCATGCTGGCGGGCAAGACTACCCGCGAAATCCGCGAGCAGGCGCTGACCAACGTTCCGCAGCTCAGCGATGATGTGAAAACCTATATCCGTCTGAGGGCCGAGATCGTAACTTCAAGTACCGTGGAACTGGAGCGCGAACGCGATCTGTCGCGTGTCGATATTCCAGCGCTGTCACCCGCGGCCGAGACGGTCTTGTCGCGGATCCGTGATGCCATCGACCGGAACGATCTAAGTAGCGGCCTGTCTTTCCTTCTGGCGGACAAAATGGTTGAAGCGGAACTCGGTGAAGTTGCCGCAAAGTTGGACCGGCGGTTCGGAGAGCGCGCATTCGTGGCAGGAATGAAACCCGAAGGACCTGCCTTTGAGAAGGCGGCTGCCCGGGTTGCCGATGAAAACCGGGCCAGGTTTGCGGAGGCATGGCCGAAGTTCAATGCCATCCAGAAAATCAACGCCAAAAGGCTTTCTCACGAGCAAGCTCAGGCACAAGCCCTGAAACAGAATGTTTCCAAAGATCAGGGCATGACCCGGTGA
- the traF gene encoding conjugative transfer signal peptidase TraF, whose amino-acid sequence MVVGGIAAAGTFGGYRINTTPSFPLGLWRIEALSREVNVGDTLFICPPADAPAIKLARERLYLPAGLCEGGIAPLIKTVVALPGQTIAIEGDQVAIDGARLAHSSIQEADGQGRALTAFTEGVVPVGALFVHSDYVASFDSRYFGPIPAGGVLGLAREVFTFQP is encoded by the coding sequence ATGGTAGTTGGCGGCATTGCCGCGGCCGGAACCTTCGGCGGATACCGGATCAACACAACACCGAGCTTTCCGCTCGGACTTTGGCGGATCGAGGCGCTCTCCCGCGAAGTTAACGTGGGCGACACCCTGTTCATCTGTCCGCCCGCAGATGCGCCGGCGATCAAACTGGCTCGGGAACGCCTCTATCTTCCCGCGGGTCTCTGTGAAGGCGGGATAGCACCGCTTATCAAAACTGTCGTCGCCCTGCCCGGGCAAACCATCGCCATCGAGGGCGACCAGGTGGCCATCGATGGTGCTCGCCTGGCGCATTCTTCCATTCAAGAGGCGGACGGGCAGGGGCGCGCCTTGACCGCCTTTACCGAGGGCGTCGTTCCTGTCGGCGCGCTCTTTGTTCATTCCGACTATGTGGCTTCCTTTGACTCAAGATATTTTGGACCCATTCCGGCGGGTGGCGTTCTCGGCCTGGCGCGAGAAGTGTTCACCTTCCAGCCTTAA